The following coding sequences lie in one Arachis ipaensis cultivar K30076 chromosome B03, Araip1.1, whole genome shotgun sequence genomic window:
- the LOC107629635 gene encoding RNA polymerase sigma factor sigA isoform X1: protein MATAAVIGLSGGKRILSSSYHYSDVTEKLSFGTDFGSTHYQIVPTKSVIIAKKPSNYTPTFAASNRQNQSIKALQEHVDAEAAGTSDPLWFQGFSSSDLELESSEMGYSVEALLLLQKSMLEKQWNLSFERDVLNEHSRMDKSRRKVAVTCSGVSARQRRMNTKRKASGKTSATIEPCTAMQLRSAISPELLQYRLKGYVKGVVSEQLLSHAEVVNLSEKIKAGLSLEEHKSRMKDKLGCEPSDDQIAASLKISRAALRAKMIECSLAREKLAMSNVRLVLSIAQRYDNMGAEMDDLVQGGLIGLLRGIEKFDSSKGFKISTYVYWWIRQGVSRALVENSRTLRLPTHIHERLSLIRNAKFRLEEKGVTPTVERIAKCLNMSQKKVRNATEAMSKIFSLDREAFPSLNGLPGETHHSYIADTREENIPWNRVDEWALKDEVNKLLNVTLVEREREIIRLYYGLDRESLTWEDISKRIGLSRERVRQVGLVALEKLKHAARKGGMEAMLLKH from the exons ATGGCTACTGCAGCAGTTATTGGACTCAGTGGAGGCAAGAGGATTTTGAGTTCATCATACCATTACTCTGATGTTACCGAAAAGCTTTCATTTGGCACTGATTTTGGATCCACACACTATCAGATTGTTCCAACAAAGTCTGTAATAATTGCTAAGAAGCCATCCAATTACACCCCGACCTTTGCAGCATCGAATCGCCAAAACCAGTCCATCAAGGCTCTTCAGGAACATGTTGATGCCGAGGCAGCCGGTACTTCAGATCCATTGTGGTTTCAAGGATTCAGTTCCAGTGACTTAgagttggaaagctctgaaatgGGTTATTCTGTGGAGGCTCTTCTTTTGCTGCAGAAGTCAATGCTGGAAAAGCAGTGGAACCTTTCTTTTGAGAGGGATGTGCTAAACGAGCATTCGAGAATGGATAAAAGCCGAAGGAAGGTGGCAGTAACTTGTTCTGGGGTGTCTGCAAGACAGAGAAGAATGAACACCAAGAGGAAGGCCTCGGGTAAAACCAGCGCAACGATCGAACCTTGTACTGCTATGCAGCTGAGGTCTGCCATCAGTCCAGAGCTGCTTCAATATCGTTTGAAGGGCTATGTGAAAGGAGTAGTGAGTGAGCAATTGCTCTCTCATGCTGAAGTTGTAAACCTTTCAGAGAAAATAAAAGCTGGACTTTCCTTAGAGGAGCATAAATCCAG AATGAAGGACAAACTAGGATGTGAGCCCTCTGATGATCAAATTGCAGCGTCATTGAAGATTTCTCGGGCTGCACTACGAGCAAAAATGATAGAGTGCTCTTTGGCAAGAGAAAAGTTGGCTATGAGCAATGTTCGCTTAGTTTTGTCTATTGCTCAAAGATATGATAACATGGGAGCCGAAATGGATGACCTTGTTCAG GGTGGTTTGATTGGACTTCTTCGTGGGATCGAGAAGTTTGATTCTTCAAAGGGGTTTAAGATTTCAACTTATGTTTATTGGTGGATACGTCAG GGTGTTTCAAGAGCCTTAGTTGAAAATTCAAGAACACTTAGATTGCCCACTCATATACACGAAAGATTATCTTTAATCCGCAATGCAAAGTTTAGACTGGAAGAAAAAGGAGTTACTCCAACTGTGGAA AGGATAGCAAAATGTCTTAATATGTCTCAAAAGAAAGTCAGAAATGCCACTGAG GCAATGAGTAAAATTTTCTCGCTTGATAGGGAGGCGTTTCCATCTTTGAATGGTCTTCCAGGAGAAACTCATCATAGT TATATTGCTGATACTCGCGAAGAGAACATCCCGTGGAATAGAGTAGATGAATGGGCACTAAAG GACGAAGTGAATAAACTCCTTAATGTGACCCTtgtggaaagagagagagaaatcaTTCGACTCTATTACGGATTGGATAGAGAATCTCTTACATGGGAGGATATTAGTAAACG GATAGGGTTGTCAAGAGAAAGAGTAAGACAAGTTGGACTTGTTGCATTGGAGAAACTAAAACATGCTGCAAGGAAGGGAGGGATGGAAGCCATGCTTTTGAAACATTAG
- the LOC107632519 gene encoding uncharacterized protein LOC107632519 → MIHPSTIWIILSLAVIYGWPFRQFDFNNTFLNGDLTEDVFMLQHPSFVSNNPSLVRKLDKAIYGLNKTEIDALITDLNSKFSLKDLGSLNYFLGLEFNMLGTGELHISQSKYILDLLRRVGLFSSKPVPTPMLSSFKLISKGSEPYENSTLCRSLVGGLQYATLTHPKISISESNWASDIEDHRSTNGYCVFLGNNPVFWCSRKQMAVSRSSIEAEFRCLADVGVKILWVLKLLQELGIP, encoded by the exons ATGATTCATCCTTCTACAATTTGGATTATTCTCTCCCTTGCTGTTATATATGGTTGGCCGTTTCGCCAATTTGATTTTAACAACACCTTCTTGAATGGTGATTTAACTGAGGATGTTTTTATGTTACAACATCCTAGCTTTGTGTCCAACAACCCTTCATTAGTGCGCAAGCTTGATAAAGCCATTTATGGCCTCAA CAAGACTGAAATTGATGCTTTAATCACTGACTTGAACTCTAAATTTTCTCTTAAAGACTTAGGTAGTTTGAATTATTTCCTTGGTTTAGAATTCAATATGCTTGGCACTGGTGAGCTTCACATTTCACAATCAAAATATATTCTTGATCTGTTAAGACGTGTAGGCCTCTTTAGCTCCAAGCCTGTCCCCACCCCTATGCTATCCTCTTTCAAGTTGATTTCTAAAGGGTCTGAACCATATGAAAACTCAACTCTCTGTAGGTCTCTTGTTGGAGGGTTGCAATATGCAACCTTAACTCATCCAAAGATCTCCATCTCTGAATCGA ATTGGGCGAGTGACATTGAAGATCACAGGTCTACTAATGGATATTGTGTCTTTCTTGGCAATAACCCAGTGTTTTGGTGTAGTCGAAAGCAAATGGCAGTGAGTCGCTCATCTATAGAAGCTGAATTTAGATGTCTTGCAGATGTTGGAGTCAAAATACTATGGGTTCTTAAGTTGCTACAAGAACTTGGTATTCCTTAA
- the LOC107629635 gene encoding RNA polymerase sigma factor sigA isoform X3: MATAAVIGLSGGKRILSSSYHYSDVTEKLSFGTDFGSTHYQIVPTKSVIIAKKPSNYTPTFAASNRQNQSIKALQEHVDAEAAGTSDPLWFQGFSSSDLELESSEMGYSVEALLLLQKSMLEKQWNLSFERDVLNEHSRMDKSRRKVAVTCSGVSARQRRMNTKRKASGKTSATIEPCTAMQLRSAISPELLQYRLKGYVKGVVSEQLLSHAEVVNLSEKIKAGLSLEEHKSRMKDKLGCEPSDDQIAASLKISRAALRAKMIECSLAREKLAMSNVRLVLSIAQRYDNMGAEMDDLVQGGLIGLLRGIEKFDSSKGFKISTYVYWWIRQGVSRALVENSRTLRLPTHIHERLSLIRNAKFRLEEKGVTPTVERIAKCLNMSQKKVRNATEAMSKIFSLDREAFPSLNGLPGETHHSYIADTREENIPWNRVDEWALK, from the exons ATGGCTACTGCAGCAGTTATTGGACTCAGTGGAGGCAAGAGGATTTTGAGTTCATCATACCATTACTCTGATGTTACCGAAAAGCTTTCATTTGGCACTGATTTTGGATCCACACACTATCAGATTGTTCCAACAAAGTCTGTAATAATTGCTAAGAAGCCATCCAATTACACCCCGACCTTTGCAGCATCGAATCGCCAAAACCAGTCCATCAAGGCTCTTCAGGAACATGTTGATGCCGAGGCAGCCGGTACTTCAGATCCATTGTGGTTTCAAGGATTCAGTTCCAGTGACTTAgagttggaaagctctgaaatgGGTTATTCTGTGGAGGCTCTTCTTTTGCTGCAGAAGTCAATGCTGGAAAAGCAGTGGAACCTTTCTTTTGAGAGGGATGTGCTAAACGAGCATTCGAGAATGGATAAAAGCCGAAGGAAGGTGGCAGTAACTTGTTCTGGGGTGTCTGCAAGACAGAGAAGAATGAACACCAAGAGGAAGGCCTCGGGTAAAACCAGCGCAACGATCGAACCTTGTACTGCTATGCAGCTGAGGTCTGCCATCAGTCCAGAGCTGCTTCAATATCGTTTGAAGGGCTATGTGAAAGGAGTAGTGAGTGAGCAATTGCTCTCTCATGCTGAAGTTGTAAACCTTTCAGAGAAAATAAAAGCTGGACTTTCCTTAGAGGAGCATAAATCCAG AATGAAGGACAAACTAGGATGTGAGCCCTCTGATGATCAAATTGCAGCGTCATTGAAGATTTCTCGGGCTGCACTACGAGCAAAAATGATAGAGTGCTCTTTGGCAAGAGAAAAGTTGGCTATGAGCAATGTTCGCTTAGTTTTGTCTATTGCTCAAAGATATGATAACATGGGAGCCGAAATGGATGACCTTGTTCAG GGTGGTTTGATTGGACTTCTTCGTGGGATCGAGAAGTTTGATTCTTCAAAGGGGTTTAAGATTTCAACTTATGTTTATTGGTGGATACGTCAG GGTGTTTCAAGAGCCTTAGTTGAAAATTCAAGAACACTTAGATTGCCCACTCATATACACGAAAGATTATCTTTAATCCGCAATGCAAAGTTTAGACTGGAAGAAAAAGGAGTTACTCCAACTGTGGAA AGGATAGCAAAATGTCTTAATATGTCTCAAAAGAAAGTCAGAAATGCCACTGAG GCAATGAGTAAAATTTTCTCGCTTGATAGGGAGGCGTTTCCATCTTTGAATGGTCTTCCAGGAGAAACTCATCATAGT TATATTGCTGATACTCGCGAAGAGAACATCCCGTGGAATAGAGTAGATGAATGGGCACTAAAG TGA
- the LOC107629635 gene encoding RNA polymerase sigma factor sigA isoform X2 encodes MATAAVIGLSGGKRILSSSYHYSDVTEKLSFGTDFGSTHYQIVPTKSVIIAKKPSNYTPTFAASNRQNQSIKALQEHVDAEAAGTSDPLWFQGFSSSDLELESSEMGYSVEALLLLQKSMLEKQWNLSFERDVLNEHSRMDKSRRKVAVTCSGVSARQRRMNTKRKASGKTSATIEPCTAMQLRSAISPELLQYRLKGYVKGVVSEQLLSHAEVVNLSEKIKAGLSLEEHKSRMKDKLGCEPSDDQIAASLKISRAALRAKMIECSLAREKLAMSNVRLVLSIAQRYDNMGAEMDDLVQGGLIGLLRGIEKFDSSKGFKISTYVYWWIRQGVSRALVENSRTLRLPTHIHERLSLIRNAKFRLEEKGVTPTVERIAKCLNMSQKKVRNATEAMSKIFSLDREAFPSLNGLPGETHHSYIADTREENIPWNRVDEWALKDRVVKRKSKTSWTCCIGETKTCCKEGRDGSHAFETLDFGLIERHVKKCIYTEGKCVPRKFDFLIENR; translated from the exons ATGGCTACTGCAGCAGTTATTGGACTCAGTGGAGGCAAGAGGATTTTGAGTTCATCATACCATTACTCTGATGTTACCGAAAAGCTTTCATTTGGCACTGATTTTGGATCCACACACTATCAGATTGTTCCAACAAAGTCTGTAATAATTGCTAAGAAGCCATCCAATTACACCCCGACCTTTGCAGCATCGAATCGCCAAAACCAGTCCATCAAGGCTCTTCAGGAACATGTTGATGCCGAGGCAGCCGGTACTTCAGATCCATTGTGGTTTCAAGGATTCAGTTCCAGTGACTTAgagttggaaagctctgaaatgGGTTATTCTGTGGAGGCTCTTCTTTTGCTGCAGAAGTCAATGCTGGAAAAGCAGTGGAACCTTTCTTTTGAGAGGGATGTGCTAAACGAGCATTCGAGAATGGATAAAAGCCGAAGGAAGGTGGCAGTAACTTGTTCTGGGGTGTCTGCAAGACAGAGAAGAATGAACACCAAGAGGAAGGCCTCGGGTAAAACCAGCGCAACGATCGAACCTTGTACTGCTATGCAGCTGAGGTCTGCCATCAGTCCAGAGCTGCTTCAATATCGTTTGAAGGGCTATGTGAAAGGAGTAGTGAGTGAGCAATTGCTCTCTCATGCTGAAGTTGTAAACCTTTCAGAGAAAATAAAAGCTGGACTTTCCTTAGAGGAGCATAAATCCAG AATGAAGGACAAACTAGGATGTGAGCCCTCTGATGATCAAATTGCAGCGTCATTGAAGATTTCTCGGGCTGCACTACGAGCAAAAATGATAGAGTGCTCTTTGGCAAGAGAAAAGTTGGCTATGAGCAATGTTCGCTTAGTTTTGTCTATTGCTCAAAGATATGATAACATGGGAGCCGAAATGGATGACCTTGTTCAG GGTGGTTTGATTGGACTTCTTCGTGGGATCGAGAAGTTTGATTCTTCAAAGGGGTTTAAGATTTCAACTTATGTTTATTGGTGGATACGTCAG GGTGTTTCAAGAGCCTTAGTTGAAAATTCAAGAACACTTAGATTGCCCACTCATATACACGAAAGATTATCTTTAATCCGCAATGCAAAGTTTAGACTGGAAGAAAAAGGAGTTACTCCAACTGTGGAA AGGATAGCAAAATGTCTTAATATGTCTCAAAAGAAAGTCAGAAATGCCACTGAG GCAATGAGTAAAATTTTCTCGCTTGATAGGGAGGCGTTTCCATCTTTGAATGGTCTTCCAGGAGAAACTCATCATAGT TATATTGCTGATACTCGCGAAGAGAACATCCCGTGGAATAGAGTAGATGAATGGGCACTAAAG GATAGGGTTGTCAAGAGAAAGAGTAAGACAAGTTGGACTTGTTGCATTGGAGAAACTAAAACATGCTGCAAGGAAGGGAGGGATGGAAGCCATGCTTTTGAAACATTAGACTTTGGACTCATTGAGAGACATgttaaaaaatgtatatatacaGAAGGGAAGTGTGTACCTAGAAAATTTGACTTCCTGATTGAAAATAGATGA